Within Dehalococcoidia bacterium, the genomic segment ATCAATGGATTCTTGATCCGATCCCGAGTGAGTCAAAGCTGAGAACCCACCAATGCCAATAGCCACGAGCAGCAATGAAATGACAATCAGTCGTTTCATTAGATTCGCCTCCTTTCTTGTTAATGGATTTCCACCTGCGGTCGCCTATAATCTAGCGAGCGCTTCCGCCTGTTAGGACATAACTATGTGCAGGTGTAGTCCCAAACGGACTTCCAAGAATCAACTGAGGGATCATAAGAATTGTCCCAGATGTAGTCATTGCCACACTGATCGTTCTCGCCGATTACACGAAGTTGGACCGAGGAAGGCTGATAAATGTCTCCGCCCCAGAACCACGCGTCCTTGACGGGCACTGCTGGACAGTATGGGCCATTTCCTACCAAAGCCCATGCCACTTGGTAACCATCAAGACCATAATCGTATATGGTATTTTTGGCACCACATATCAAGTGGGAGCCATGCATGGCTCCTAGCCCCCAGTATCCTGCAGACCCATTCCTCAAGACCTTACAGCAATGTAACAGTATCCACTCCACGTCTTGGTCGCCCCAGTAGCATTCATATGGCAATACCCACTCATCATCATGAGTAGTATCCCCAAGTCGAGGAGCAGAGATATCGGATGAATAATCAGCACCATGCCCTGAATAATAAACAATATCAGCAGCATCGACATGATTCTGATCATCTCCCCCTGATGCTGCTTTCTTGAACATCTCTTCATGTACATTCCCGTTTT encodes:
- a CDS encoding DUF6345 domain-containing protein, with amino-acid sequence MRKCIFSLLMISVILIQISVMFASPAFADDDANSYEVSTYAVEVYPQPDVPDLNFCCDDALGFRGILQQEAGFTIRDGLENGNVHEEMFKKAASGGDDQNHVDAADIVYYSGHGADYSSDISAPRLGDTTHDDEWVLPYECYWGDQDVEWILLHCCKVLRNGSAGYWGLGAMHGSHLICGAKNTIYDYGLDGYQVAWALVGNGPYCPAVPVKDAWFWGGDIYQPSSVQLRVIGENDQCGNDYIWDNSYDPSVDSWKSVWDYTCT